One part of the Homo sapiens chromosome 19, GRCh38.p14 Primary Assembly genome encodes these proteins:
- the ILF3 gene encoding interleukin enhancer-binding factor 3 isoform e (isoform e is encoded by transcript variant 20): MRPMRIFVNDDRHVMAKHSSVYPTQEELEAVQNMVSHTERALKAVSDWIDEQEKGSSEQAESDNMDVPPEDDSKEGAGEQKTEHMTRTLRGVMRVGLVAKGLLLKGDLDLELVLLCKEKPTTALLDKVADNLAIQLAAVTEDKYEILQSVDDAAIVIKNTKEPPLSLTIHLTSPVVREEMEKVLAGETLSVNDPPDVLDRQKCLAALASLRHAKWFQARANGLKSCVIVIRVLRDLCTRVPTWGPLRGWPLELLCEKSIGTANRPMGAGEALRRVLECLASGIVMPDGSGIYDPCEKEATDAIGHLDRQQREDITQSAQHALRLAAFGQLHKVLGMDPLPSKMPKKPKNENPVDYTVQIPPSTTYAITPMKRPMEEDGEEKSPSKKKKKIQKKEEKAEPPQAMNALMRLNQLKPGLQYKLVSQTGPVHAPIFTMSVEVDGNSFEASGPSKKTAKLHVAVKVLQDMGLPTGAEGRDSSKGEDSAEETEAKPAVVAPAPVVEAVSTPSAAFPSDATAENVKQQGPILTKHGKNPVMELNEKRRGLKYELISETGGSHDKRFVMEVEVDGQKFQGAGSNKKVAKAYAALAALEKLFPDTPLALDANKKKRAPVPVRGGPKFAAKPHNPGFGMGGPMHNEVPPPPNLRGRGRGGSIRGRGRGRGFGGANHGGYMNAGAGYGSYGYGGNSATAGYSDFFTDCYGYHDFGSS, translated from the exons ATG CGTCCAATGCGAATTTTTGTGAATGATGACCGCCATGTGATGGCAAAGCATTCTTCCGTTTATCCAACACAAGAGGAGCTGGAGGCAGTCCAGAACATGGTGTCCCACACGGAGCGGGCGCTCAAAGCTGTGTCCGACTGGATAGACGAGCAGGAAAAGGGTAGCAGCGAGCAGGCAGAGTCCGATAACATGGATGTGCCCCCAGAGGACGACAGTAAAGAAGGGGCTGG GGAACAGAAGACGGAGCACATGACCAGAACCCTGCGGGGAGTGATGCGGGTGGGCCTGGTGGCAAAGGGCCTCCTACTCAAGGGGGACTTGGATCTGGAGCTGGTGCTGCTGTGTAAGGAGAAGCCCACAACCGCCCTCCTGGACAAGGTGGCCGACAACCTGGCCATCCAGCTTGCT gctgTAACAGAAGACAAGTACGAAATACTGCAATCTGTCGACGATGCTGCGATTGtgataaaaaacacaaaagagccTCCATTGTCCCTGACCATCCACCTGACATCCCCTGTTGTcagagaagaaatggagaaagtatTAGCTGGAG AAACGCTATCAGTCAACGACCCCCCGGACGTTCTGGACAGGCAGAAATGCCTTGCTGCCTTGGCGTCCCTCCGACACGCCAAGTGGTTCCAG GCCAGAGCCAACGGGCTGAAGTCTTGTGTCATTGTGATCCGGGTCTTGAGGGACCTGTGCACTCGCGTGCCCACCTGGGGTCCCCTCCGAGGCTGG CCTCTCGAGCTCCTGTGTGAGAAATCCATTGGCACGGCCAACAGACCGATGGGTGCTGGCGAGGCCCTGCGGAGAGTGCTGGAGTGCCTGGCGTCGGGCATCGTGATGCCAG ATGGTTCTGGCATTTATGACCCTTGTGAAAAAGAAGCCACTGATGCTATTGGGCATCTAGACAGACAGCAACGGGAAGATATCACACAGAGTGCGCAG CACGCACTGCGGCTCGCTGCCTTCGGCCAGCTCCATAAAGTCCTAGGCATGGACCCTCTGCCTTCCAAGATGCCCAAGAAACCAAAGAATGAAAACCCAGTGGACTACACCG TTCAGATCCCACCAAGCACCACCTATGCCATTACGCCCATGAAACGCCCAATGGAGGAGGACGGGGAGGAGAAGTCGCCcagcaaaaagaagaagaagattcaGAAGAAAg AGGAGAAGGCAGAGCCCCCCCAGGCTATGAATGCCCTGATGCGGTTGAACCAGCTGAAGCCAGGGCTGCAGTACAAGCTGGTGTCCCAGACTGGGCCCGTCCATGCCCCCATCTTTACCATGTCTGTGGAGGTTGATGGCAATTCATTCGAGGCCTCTGGGCCCTCCAAAAAGACGGCCAAGCTGCACGTGGCCGTTAAG GTGTTACAGGACATGGGCTTGCCGACGGGTGCTGAAGGCAGGGACTCGAGCAAGGGGGAGGACTCGGCTGAGGAGACCGAGGCGAAGCCAGCAGTGGTGGCCCCTGCCCCAGTGGTAGAAGCTGTCTCCACCCCTAGTGCGGCCTTTCCCTCAGATGCCACTGCCGAG AACGTAAAACAGCAGGGGCCGATCCTGACAAAGCACGGCAAGAACCCAGTCATGGAGCTGAACGAGAAGAGGCGTGGGCTCAAGTACGAGCTCATCTCCGAGACCGGGGGCAGCCACGACAAGCGCTTCGTCATGGAG GTCGAAGTGGATGGACAGAAGTTCCAAGGTGCTGGTTCCAACAAAAAGGTGGCGAAGGCCTACGCTGCTCTTGCTGCCCTAGAAAAGCTTTTCCCTGACACCCCTCTCGCCCTTGATGCCAACAAAAAGAAGAGAGCCCCAGTACCCGTCAGAGGGGGACCGAAATTTGCTGCTAAG CCACATAACCCTGGCTTCGGCATGGGAGGCCCCATGCACAACGaagtgcccccaccccccaaccttcGAGGGCGGGGAAGAGGCGGGAGCATCCGGGGACGAGGGCGCGGGCGAGGATTTGGTGGCGCCAACCATGGAGGCTACATGAATGCCG GTGCTGGGTATGGAAGCTATGGGTACGGAGGCAACTCGGCGACAGCAGGCTACA GTGACTTTTTCACAGACTGCTACGGCTATCATGATTTTGGGTCTTCCTAG